The Myxococcus virescens DNA segment GCTGGGCGCACACCCGCTGGCGGAGCTGCTGCGCCAGCAGGGCCTGTGGTGAGCCCCGACCGTCGGCACCTCCCCACGGGCGCGCGTGTCCCCGGCGGGTGTCCCTGAGGGGGGCTGCTCGCTGGCGCATTTGCGTGATTGCCTCGCGAGCGCGGTCGAATCTCCCAAGAAACAGCGCCTCGGGACTCCTAGGGTGGCGCATGGGAGGCCCGGGTAGCGGGAGCGGCTCGCATGCGGCGCATTCGTGTCATCGACAGTCATACCGGGGGAGAGCCCACGCGCGTGGTGACGGACGGAGGCCCGGAGCTGGGAGCGGGCGACCTGCCGAGCCTGCGTGAGCGCTTCCGCGAGGAGTTCGACGCCTTTCGCAAGGCCATCGTCTGCGAGCCCCGTGGGTCCGACGTCATGGTGGGCGCGCTGCTGTGTCCGCCTGTCAGTACGTCGAGCGTCGCCGGCATCATCTTCTTCAACAACGTCGGCTATCTCGGAATGTGCGGCCACGGGACCATCGGCGTGGTGAAGACGCTGGAGTACCTGGGGCGCATCGGCCCTGGCGTCCACTCGCTGGAGACTCCCGTTGGCGTGGTGAAGGCCACGCTGCATCCAGATGGGCGCGTCAGCATCGCCAATGTGCCGAGCTACCGGTGGGCGCAGGACGTGGCGGTGTCCGTGCCGGGACATGGCGAAGTGCGCGGCGACATCGCCTGGGGTGGCAACTGGTTCTTCCTCTCCCGCGCCACGCACCTGCCGCTGGAGCTGTCGCGGACTCCCGCGCTCCTGGCGTACACCTCCGCCATCAAGCAGGCGCTCTCGGACCAGGGCATCACCGGGGAGGGCGGCGCGGAGATCGACCACGTCGAGCTGTACGCCCCCTCTCCGA contains these protein-coding regions:
- a CDS encoding proline racemase family protein, which produces MRRIRVIDSHTGGEPTRVVTDGGPELGAGDLPSLRERFREEFDAFRKAIVCEPRGSDVMVGALLCPPVSTSSVAGIIFFNNVGYLGMCGHGTIGVVKTLEYLGRIGPGVHSLETPVGVVKATLHPDGRVSIANVPSYRWAQDVAVSVPGHGEVRGDIAWGGNWFFLSRATHLPLELSRTPALLAYTSAIKQALSDQGITGEGGAEIDHVELYAPSPTPGVDARNFVLCPGLAYDRSPCGTGTSAKVACLAAEGVLAEGATWVQESILGSRFEARYVRDGARILPTITGTASVNAEATLLVDPTDPFAWGIG